GAGAACGATCGTCTCGGCGGCGTGCGTCAGCACCGGGACCGTGAGCGTGATCCGCCACATTCCTACGTCCTGAACGAACTCGGCGACCGCCGCGTGCCTGCGCTCGTTGAGGGCGCCGCTCCGCGGAAAGAGCGATGCGGTATGCGCGTTGTCGCCGAGCCCCAGCAGCACGAGGTCGAACCGCGGCCAGCCGTCGGCGGTCGCCGGCAACACCGCGCGCACCGTCTTCCCGTACGCGGCGGCCGCCGCGTTGTGGTCCGCGAGCTCTCCCTGAACGCGGTAAATGTGTTCCGCGGGCACGGCGACTTTGGAAAGCAGCAGGTCGTGCGCCAAACGGTAGTTGCTGCGCGGATCGTCCGGCGGGACGCAGCGTTCATCGCCCCAGAATACCTGCAGCCGAGGCCAGGGAATCCGCCCGCGGTACGGCTCGGACGCGAGC
The sequence above is drawn from the bacterium genome and encodes:
- the pgl gene encoding 6-phosphogluconolactonase, translating into MEPEIVAHPDLRSATADAAERIAIICERAVAARGACAVALSGGETPKPLYALLASEPYRGRIPWPRLQVFWGDERCVPPDDPRSNYRLAHDLLLSKVAVPAEHIYRVQGELADHNAAAAAYGKTVRAVLPATADGWPRFDLVLLGLGDNAHTASLFPRSGALNERRHAAVAEFVQDVGMWRITLTVPVLTHAAETIVLAAGASKADAVRASLEGPPVPEVPGAFIRPVDGRVTWLLDAPAASRLTRRPAAGA